In one window of Eggerthella guodeyinii DNA:
- a CDS encoding slipin family protein: MGMKRNDEGRENGSGKPRRVTVAPPGEGDPMQRASRNGVYFLQAMIIVAAFLVVCCVFYLASGKIGFFAIAVAVFAAIVVASSVHIAQQWERMVVMRLGKLKCVKGPGLFFTIPFIEYSTMRIDVRIRTTAFGAEETLSTDLVPLDVDAVVFWMVHDAERACVAVDDYANQLLFSAQTILRDAIGRATAAEVTARRDQLDRELKRLLEEKVSEWGITVLSVEVRNILLPEELQDVMSLEAQAEQKKKARLILMEAEPEISAMIERYAHTYDDDTALELRKMYLLYEGVKEGKGTVVVPSSWNEGFADKVSEASSPKPVK, from the coding sequence ATGGGGATGAAACGAAACGACGAGGGCAGGGAGAACGGCAGCGGGAAGCCGCGCCGCGTGACGGTGGCGCCGCCGGGCGAGGGCGACCCGATGCAGCGGGCGTCGCGCAACGGCGTGTACTTCCTCCAAGCGATGATCATCGTGGCGGCTTTCCTGGTCGTGTGCTGCGTATTCTACCTGGCCAGCGGCAAGATCGGCTTCTTCGCCATCGCCGTGGCCGTCTTCGCCGCCATCGTGGTGGCATCGTCGGTCCACATCGCGCAGCAGTGGGAGCGCATGGTGGTGATGCGCCTGGGCAAGCTGAAGTGCGTGAAGGGACCCGGGCTGTTCTTCACCATCCCGTTCATCGAGTACAGCACGATGCGCATCGACGTGCGCATCCGCACCACGGCGTTCGGTGCGGAGGAGACGCTGTCGACCGACCTCGTGCCCCTCGACGTGGACGCGGTGGTGTTCTGGATGGTGCACGATGCCGAGCGCGCATGCGTCGCGGTGGACGACTACGCCAACCAGCTGCTGTTCTCCGCGCAGACCATCCTGCGCGACGCCATCGGCCGCGCGACGGCCGCCGAGGTGACGGCGCGCCGCGATCAGCTGGACCGCGAACTCAAGCGGCTGCTGGAGGAGAAGGTGTCGGAATGGGGCATCACGGTGCTGTCGGTGGAGGTGCGCAACATCCTGCTGCCCGAAGAGTTGCAGGACGTCATGTCGTTGGAGGCGCAGGCCGAGCAGAAGAAGAAAGCGCGCCTGATCCTCATGGAAGCCGAGCCGGAAATCTCGGCGATGATCGAGCGCTACGCGCACACCTACGACGACGATACGGCGCTTGAACTGCGGAAAATGTACCTGCTCTACGAGGGCGTCAAGGAGGGGAAGGGAACGGTCGTCGTGCCCAGCTCGTGGAACGAGGGGTTCGCCGACAAGGTGAGCGAAGCGTCTTCCCCGAAGCCTGTGAAATAA
- a CDS encoding GntR family transcriptional regulator, with translation MFHFEKNEESRVPLWMQLRNRLVYLINSGHYQPGDQLPTIHEMAIDLSINYNTVSKVYTSLANDGYITSKRGVGAFVNGFDAGESREQADAIEQALDECIAALTDIGLSNRDIEAAMRTRVRKLEQEAGTYPSHE, from the coding sequence GTGTTTCACTTCGAGAAGAACGAAGAAAGCCGCGTGCCTCTGTGGATGCAGCTGCGCAACCGCCTGGTGTACCTGATCAACTCGGGGCACTACCAGCCGGGCGACCAGCTGCCGACGATCCACGAGATGGCGATCGACCTCTCGATCAACTACAACACGGTCAGCAAGGTGTACACGAGCTTGGCGAACGACGGCTACATCACGTCGAAGCGCGGCGTGGGCGCGTTCGTCAACGGGTTCGACGCGGGGGAGAGCAGGGAACAGGCTGATGCGATCGAGCAAGCGCTCGACGAGTGCATCGCCGCGCTGACGGATATCGGGCTGTCGAACCGCGACATCGAGGCCGCCATGAGGACGCGCGTCCGCAAACTGGAGCAAGAGGCCGGCACGTATCCGTCGCACGAGTAA
- a CDS encoding alkyl/aryl-sulfatase: protein MTRNHPIDRRTFVSGAFATGALVAAGTVACGCAANPGDVPASTAAPDLDAMRKGATAATAEANQAVYALLDFSDEREREFASRGLIAAPESLEIVDEDGKLVWSQKAYAFLDDADGLPAEAPDTANPSLWRNAQLNHLYGLFEVMDGIYQVRGYDMTNITFVRGETGWIVFDPLMSVECSQAAFALVTENLGERPVTGIVMSHPHVDHYGGIKGIVSEQDVAERAIPLIVPQGFAEHAVAENVYAGNAMGRRASYQYGVMLEPGAQGSLSIGIGLGQSKGNTSYIAPNDVIAATGETRVVDGVRMEFQMTPGTEAPAEMNTWFPDLNALWVAENCTGTLHNLYTLRGAEVRDGNAWANYLMETKARYGAEAQVTFQAHNWPHWGNDLVNEYLQNTAAMYKFITDQTLMYLNLGYTQNEIANMIELPAALEKNWYTRQYYGTVAHNAKAVYQKYMGWYDANPVNLHPLAPVDAAKKFVEYFGDTDAVLARAARDFDDGHYQWVAQVTNILVFADPTNQQARLLCADALEQLAYTAESGPWRNAYLTGAKELRDGVDADPKYRATGSQDVQKAMTPDMMLDYLGILVDANAAQDTNLIVNLAFTDEDPYLLTMRAGVVLYERNAQSPDADATLTMPRLGMFAILNRDEEAQRAIVVEGDPGVIAKLTEHLVSYDFFFNIVEP, encoded by the coding sequence ATGACCCGCAATCATCCCATCGATCGACGCACATTCGTTTCGGGCGCCTTTGCGACAGGCGCGCTCGTCGCCGCCGGCACGGTCGCCTGCGGATGCGCAGCCAACCCAGGCGATGTGCCTGCCAGCACCGCCGCGCCCGACCTCGACGCCATGCGCAAGGGCGCGACTGCGGCGACGGCCGAGGCCAATCAAGCCGTGTACGCACTGCTCGACTTCTCCGACGAACGCGAGCGGGAATTCGCCAGCCGCGGCCTCATTGCCGCACCCGAATCGCTTGAGATCGTCGACGAGGACGGTAAGCTGGTTTGGAGCCAGAAGGCGTACGCGTTTCTGGACGACGCGGACGGCCTCCCCGCCGAGGCTCCCGACACCGCCAATCCCAGCCTCTGGCGCAACGCCCAGCTCAACCACCTGTACGGCCTGTTCGAAGTCATGGACGGCATCTACCAGGTGCGAGGCTACGACATGACCAACATCACGTTCGTGCGCGGCGAAACCGGGTGGATCGTGTTCGACCCGCTCATGAGCGTCGAATGCTCTCAGGCGGCTTTCGCGCTGGTCACCGAGAACTTGGGCGAGCGCCCCGTCACGGGCATCGTCATGAGCCATCCGCACGTCGACCACTACGGCGGCATCAAAGGCATCGTCAGCGAGCAGGACGTGGCCGAGCGCGCCATCCCCCTCATCGTGCCGCAGGGTTTTGCCGAGCATGCCGTGGCCGAGAACGTATACGCCGGCAATGCCATGGGCCGTCGCGCCAGCTATCAGTACGGTGTCATGCTGGAGCCGGGCGCGCAGGGCAGCCTGAGCATCGGCATCGGTTTGGGACAGTCGAAGGGCAACACCTCCTACATCGCCCCGAACGACGTCATCGCCGCCACGGGCGAGACGCGCGTCGTCGACGGCGTGCGCATGGAATTCCAGATGACGCCCGGCACCGAAGCACCTGCCGAGATGAACACCTGGTTTCCCGATCTGAACGCCCTCTGGGTGGCCGAGAACTGCACCGGCACCCTGCACAACCTGTACACGCTGCGCGGCGCCGAAGTGCGCGACGGCAATGCCTGGGCGAACTACCTCATGGAGACGAAAGCCCGTTACGGCGCCGAGGCGCAGGTGACGTTCCAGGCGCACAACTGGCCGCACTGGGGCAACGACCTCGTGAACGAGTATCTGCAGAACACGGCCGCCATGTACAAGTTCATCACCGACCAGACGCTCATGTACCTCAACCTCGGCTACACGCAAAACGAGATCGCGAACATGATAGAGCTGCCGGCCGCACTGGAGAAGAACTGGTACACGCGCCAGTACTACGGAACGGTGGCGCATAACGCCAAGGCCGTCTATCAGAAGTACATGGGCTGGTACGACGCGAACCCCGTGAACCTCCACCCGCTCGCGCCCGTCGACGCCGCCAAAAAGTTCGTCGAATACTTCGGCGATACGGATGCGGTGCTGGCACGCGCCGCGCGCGACTTCGACGACGGCCACTACCAGTGGGTGGCGCAGGTGACGAACATCCTCGTGTTCGCCGACCCGACGAATCAACAGGCGCGCCTGCTGTGCGCCGACGCGCTCGAGCAGCTGGCCTACACGGCAGAATCGGGCCCATGGCGCAACGCCTACCTCACCGGCGCGAAAGAGCTCCGCGACGGCGTGGATGCCGACCCGAAGTACCGGGCAACCGGCAGTCAGGACGTGCAGAAAGCCATGACGCCGGATATGATGCTGGACTACCTGGGCATTCTCGTGGACGCGAACGCCGCGCAGGATACGAACCTCATCGTGAACCTGGCGTTCACCGACGAAGACCCCTACCTGTTGACCATGCGCGCTGGCGTCGTGCTGTACGAGCGCAACGCCCAGTCCCCCGATGCCGACGCCACGCTCACCATGCCACGGCTGGGAATGTTCGCCATCCTCAACCGCGACGAGGAAGCGCAGCGCGCCATCGTCGTCGAGGGCGATCCGGGGGTCATCGCGAAGCTCACCGAACACCTGGTGTCGTACGACTTCTTCTTCAACATTGTAGAGCCGTGA
- a CDS encoding ferritin, translated as MDARVYELLNDQINKELYSSYLYLSFADYYEEEGLEGFANWYEIQAKEERDHALIFRNYLHENGCKVKLLAIDQPDKEFTNFLEPLEAALTHEKYVTSLINDIYAAAAEVKDYRTMKFLDWFIEEQQEEEDNADKMITRMKLFGSDAKALYDLDQENAARVYSVPSPLATA; from the coding sequence ATGGACGCACGCGTGTATGAACTTCTGAACGATCAGATCAACAAGGAGCTGTATTCCTCGTATCTGTACCTGTCCTTCGCCGACTACTACGAGGAGGAGGGCCTCGAAGGCTTCGCCAACTGGTACGAGATCCAGGCCAAGGAAGAGCGCGACCACGCCCTCATCTTCCGCAACTACCTGCACGAGAACGGCTGCAAGGTGAAGCTGCTGGCCATCGACCAGCCCGACAAGGAGTTCACCAACTTCCTGGAGCCGCTCGAGGCCGCCCTCACGCACGAGAAGTACGTCACGAGCCTCATCAACGACATCTACGCCGCTGCTGCCGAGGTGAAGGACTACCGCACCATGAAGTTCCTCGACTGGTTCATCGAGGAGCAGCAGGAGGAAGAGGACAACGCCGACAAGATGATCACGCGCATGAAGCTGTTCGGCTCCGACGCGAAGGCCCTCTACGACCTCGATCAGGAAAACGCCGCGCGCGTCTACTCCGTCCCGAGCCCTCTGGCCACCGCGTAA
- a CDS encoding ZIP family metal transporter, producing the protein MQTALLWAAGGTGFTFLMTTLGAASVFLFRKRNSMVFQQVFLGFAAGVMVAASVWSLLIPAIERAEEAGQIGWIPAAGGFAIGVVFLMVLHQLLPHLHPGESKPEGLPSKWDRPTLLFTAVTLHNIPEGMSVGLLFAMAAQNGGDPGMFGMAVALAIGIGIQNVPEGAAVALPMLQEGMSAPKAFALGTLSGLAEPVFGILVVLFAGLISPYMPWMLAFSAGAMMYVVVEELIPEAHLGEHSNAGTLGVMAGFLVMMILDVALG; encoded by the coding sequence ATGCAAACTGCTTTGTTATGGGCCGCCGGCGGAACCGGCTTCACCTTTCTCATGACCACCTTGGGCGCCGCCTCGGTGTTCTTGTTCCGCAAGCGCAACAGCATGGTGTTTCAACAGGTATTTCTCGGGTTCGCCGCAGGCGTGATGGTGGCGGCGTCCGTGTGGTCGCTGCTCATTCCCGCCATCGAGCGCGCGGAGGAGGCGGGGCAGATCGGGTGGATTCCCGCAGCGGGAGGCTTCGCCATCGGCGTGGTGTTCCTCATGGTGCTGCACCAGCTGCTGCCGCACCTGCATCCGGGCGAGAGCAAGCCCGAGGGCCTGCCCAGCAAGTGGGATCGTCCGACGCTGCTGTTCACGGCCGTCACGCTGCACAACATCCCCGAGGGCATGAGCGTGGGCTTGCTGTTCGCCATGGCGGCGCAGAACGGCGGCGATCCGGGCATGTTCGGCATGGCCGTGGCGCTGGCCATCGGCATCGGCATCCAGAACGTGCCCGAGGGCGCGGCCGTGGCGCTGCCCATGCTGCAGGAAGGCATGAGCGCGCCGAAAGCGTTCGCGCTGGGCACGCTGTCGGGTCTGGCCGAGCCTGTGTTCGGCATCCTCGTGGTGCTGTTCGCGGGGCTCATCTCGCCGTACATGCCGTGGATGCTGGCGTTCTCGGCCGGGGCCATGATGTACGTCGTGGTGGAGGAGCTCATCCCCGAGGCGCACCTGGGCGAGCACTCCAACGCCGGCACCCTCGGCGTGATGGCCGGCTTCCTCGTGATGATGATCCTGGACGTGGCGCTGGGGTAA
- a CDS encoding ferric reductase-like transmembrane domain-containing protein, with the protein MSQVISLAFSVAFVALFHNAIKARPSAFYVLAAATACFGVYFTYHPVADGFVRAAAFAIQKGQVGFTFLAIVMFVGAFRDGSAVRKALQPVRGELSIVATILMVAHVVPYLASYAGMVGTLGSLRPTVIASLGIAVVLIVLLAVLAVTSLQAVKRAMKANSWKRVQWLAYAFFALIFFHMLGYMMVPVAAGSPDASAALAFYGMVYASYAVARVRRAWADKRGGHTWLTT; encoded by the coding sequence ATGAGTCAAGTGATCTCGCTGGCGTTTTCGGTCGCGTTCGTGGCGCTGTTCCACAACGCCATCAAGGCGCGCCCGTCGGCGTTCTACGTGCTTGCCGCAGCGACGGCGTGCTTCGGCGTGTACTTCACGTACCACCCCGTTGCCGACGGCTTCGTGCGCGCGGCGGCGTTCGCGATACAAAAGGGGCAGGTGGGATTCACGTTTCTCGCCATCGTGATGTTCGTGGGGGCGTTTCGGGACGGTTCGGCCGTGCGCAAGGCCTTGCAGCCTGTGCGCGGGGAGCTCTCCATCGTCGCCACCATCCTGATGGTCGCCCATGTCGTCCCGTACCTGGCGAGCTACGCGGGCATGGTGGGGACGCTCGGCTCGCTCAGGCCGACCGTGATCGCGTCGTTGGGGATCGCCGTGGTGCTCATCGTGCTGCTGGCCGTTCTCGCGGTCACGTCGCTGCAAGCGGTCAAGCGTGCGATGAAGGCGAATTCGTGGAAGCGTGTGCAATGGCTAGCATATGCGTTCTTCGCGCTGATATTCTTCCATATGCTTGGCTATATGATGGTACCCGTTGCGGCGGGGTCGCCGGATGCGTCGGCGGCGCTCGCGTTTTACGGTATGGTGTACGCGTCCTACGCGGTTGCGCGCGTGAGACGAGCTTGGGCTGACAAAAGAGGAGGGCACACATGGTTGACGACATGA
- a CDS encoding molybdopterin-containing oxidoreductase family protein, with protein MSWTNETSGLTRRSFLKSTAVVAGGVWAGTALGCAPSTSGSDDGAAETQQVNEEHFNVCCRPNCFNTCMMTATVRDGKLVKTAPADFPSPEFNRICLRGLVSNENIYHPDRVLYPMKQTGARGSDQWERVSWDEAIDDIAAKIKGYREEFGDSSIFKTSGSSVYHATSGTPGKLFGTINASTMSGPLDAGNMYGIMRVFGYGGSPWPGNDQRDYVNAKNLFLWCNNLTDAQIHDWHFVADAIEAGANVICIDPIYTQMAAKSHKWVPIRPGADLQLIMSMMYVMLEEDLVDWDFIKQHTVAPFLVKDADGLFLRMSDLGVEPTKGDIDPTTGEPAIIDPYAVWDEDAGAAAELSTVANAAIEGAFDVEGIAVHTAFTLLKAEIEKFAPAQASTMCDVPEETIVELARLACDGPVTHRVGWGTQAYDNGLAPHVAGATMAALAGQLGKPGANYSSAVWMSWAGGNKAATSPATPATSPTIAYMNMPEVFASGQYLGAPITPKALWVYSGNPLCTWCDTNALRDDIFANFELVVTVDYMMTDTARYSDYVLPCAHWFEYEDAITSGNTYHLIHSEKAIEPLGEALCDLDIMRKLGTALGLDDNLFPDSNEAFLREYFDSELAAKQGITYDALCEKNAIHAYGDYFMQWQDLTFATPSGRAEFYVEKPTPYGVTGKTPDLSREHLPTWFEPREAWPTNPLAEQYPFVLMSERPRFRVHGQWSYNRILRELDPEPTVKINPADAAEAGLADGVLVECYNDHGHAVAKLVYNEAIRPGTLVYPKSWQSDQHVAGGWSEPLSRETDAVLVNQSFMDCLVGIRAWEGAE; from the coding sequence ATGTCTTGGACGAATGAAACGTCAGGCCTCACGAGGCGGAGTTTTCTGAAGTCGACGGCGGTTGTCGCAGGAGGGGTGTGGGCCGGCACGGCACTGGGGTGCGCGCCGAGCACATCGGGCTCCGACGACGGCGCGGCCGAAACGCAGCAGGTCAACGAGGAGCACTTCAACGTGTGCTGCCGTCCGAACTGCTTCAACACCTGCATGATGACCGCTACGGTGCGCGACGGCAAGCTGGTGAAAACGGCTCCGGCCGATTTTCCGAGTCCCGAGTTCAACCGCATCTGCCTGCGCGGCTTGGTCAGCAATGAGAACATCTATCATCCCGATCGCGTGCTGTATCCGATGAAGCAGACGGGCGCGCGCGGCAGCGACCAGTGGGAGCGCGTGAGCTGGGACGAGGCGATCGACGACATCGCCGCGAAGATCAAGGGCTATCGCGAGGAGTTCGGCGACTCGTCCATCTTCAAAACCTCGGGCTCGAGCGTGTACCACGCCACGAGCGGCACGCCGGGCAAGCTGTTCGGCACCATCAACGCGTCCACGATGAGCGGCCCGCTGGACGCCGGCAACATGTACGGCATCATGCGCGTGTTCGGGTACGGCGGCTCGCCGTGGCCCGGCAACGACCAGCGCGACTACGTGAACGCGAAGAACCTGTTCCTGTGGTGCAACAACCTGACCGATGCGCAGATCCACGACTGGCACTTCGTCGCCGACGCCATCGAGGCGGGCGCGAACGTCATCTGCATCGACCCGATCTACACGCAGATGGCCGCGAAGTCGCACAAGTGGGTGCCCATCCGCCCCGGCGCCGACCTGCAGCTGATCATGTCCATGATGTATGTCATGCTGGAGGAAGACCTGGTCGACTGGGACTTCATCAAGCAGCATACGGTGGCTCCGTTCCTGGTGAAGGATGCCGACGGGCTGTTCCTGCGCATGAGCGATTTGGGCGTGGAGCCCACGAAGGGCGATATCGACCCCACGACCGGCGAGCCGGCGATCATCGACCCGTACGCGGTGTGGGACGAGGACGCGGGTGCCGCCGCCGAGCTCTCGACGGTGGCCAACGCGGCGATCGAGGGTGCGTTCGACGTCGAAGGCATCGCCGTGCATACGGCGTTCACCCTGCTGAAAGCCGAGATCGAGAAGTTCGCCCCCGCGCAGGCGTCCACGATGTGCGACGTGCCGGAGGAAACCATCGTCGAGCTGGCGCGCCTCGCCTGCGACGGCCCGGTCACGCACCGCGTCGGATGGGGCACGCAGGCCTACGACAACGGCCTTGCTCCTCACGTCGCAGGCGCGACGATGGCGGCGCTCGCCGGCCAGCTGGGCAAGCCGGGCGCGAACTACAGCTCGGCCGTGTGGATGTCGTGGGCGGGCGGCAACAAGGCCGCGACCTCGCCCGCAACGCCGGCGACCTCGCCCACCATCGCGTACATGAACATGCCCGAAGTGTTCGCGAGCGGCCAGTACCTCGGCGCTCCCATCACGCCCAAGGCGCTGTGGGTGTACTCGGGCAACCCGCTGTGCACCTGGTGCGACACGAACGCGCTGCGCGACGACATCTTCGCCAACTTCGAGCTGGTGGTCACCGTGGACTACATGATGACCGACACGGCGCGCTACTCCGATTACGTGCTGCCGTGCGCCCACTGGTTCGAGTACGAGGATGCCATCACGAGCGGCAACACCTATCACCTCATCCACTCCGAGAAGGCCATCGAGCCTTTGGGCGAGGCGCTGTGCGACCTCGACATCATGCGCAAGCTGGGCACGGCGCTCGGGTTGGACGACAACCTGTTCCCGGACAGCAACGAAGCGTTCCTGCGCGAGTACTTCGACAGCGAGCTGGCCGCGAAGCAGGGCATCACGTACGACGCGCTGTGCGAGAAGAACGCCATCCACGCGTACGGCGACTACTTCATGCAGTGGCAGGACCTCACGTTCGCCACGCCGTCGGGCCGCGCTGAGTTCTACGTCGAAAAGCCTACGCCGTACGGCGTGACGGGGAAGACGCCCGACCTGTCGCGCGAGCACCTTCCCACCTGGTTCGAGCCCCGCGAGGCGTGGCCGACGAACCCGCTGGCCGAGCAGTACCCGTTCGTGCTCATGTCCGAGCGCCCGCGCTTCCGCGTGCACGGCCAGTGGTCGTACAACCGCATCCTGCGCGAGCTTGATCCGGAGCCTACGGTGAAGATCAACCCGGCCGATGCCGCCGAGGCCGGTTTGGCCGATGGCGTGCTGGTCGAATGCTACAACGACCATGGCCATGCGGTTGCCAAGCTCGTGTACAACGAGGCCATCCGTCCGGGCACCCTCGTGTACCCGAAAAGCTGGCAATCCGACCAGCACGTGGCGGGCGGCTGGTCCGAGCCGCTCTCGCGCGAGACCGACGCCGTGCTGGTCAACCAAAGCTTCATGGACTGCTTGGTGGGCATTCGCGCTTGGGAAGGAGCTGAGTAA
- a CDS encoding TorD/DmsD family molecular chaperone encodes MVDDMNGGEARAAAWELAAFSFRYPTEELAEAVASGEWTDAAREVAEALGLELPESFGAGDAESVQDLKALRVEATRLFVGSPQPAVSPYEGVRRAEEEGVQALLFVNPHSMAVERFMKSCGLARPEGTNEPLDHIATECELLEHLALRSLGIALDDESPLPASADLPGGSPQAAYETFLAEHVAVWAPGFAAAVAAETRLPFYRDAAELLKVLTA; translated from the coding sequence ATGGTTGACGACATGAACGGCGGCGAGGCGCGTGCGGCTGCGTGGGAGCTGGCGGCGTTCAGCTTCCGGTATCCGACGGAGGAGCTTGCCGAGGCGGTGGCGTCCGGCGAGTGGACCGATGCGGCGCGCGAGGTCGCGGAAGCGCTGGGACTTGAGCTGCCGGAATCGTTCGGCGCGGGCGACGCCGAGAGCGTGCAGGATTTGAAGGCGCTGCGCGTTGAGGCGACGCGCCTGTTCGTGGGCTCGCCCCAGCCGGCGGTCAGCCCCTACGAGGGCGTGCGGCGCGCGGAGGAGGAAGGCGTGCAGGCGCTCCTGTTCGTGAACCCGCACTCGATGGCGGTGGAGCGTTTCATGAAGTCGTGCGGGTTGGCCAGGCCCGAGGGGACGAACGAGCCGCTCGATCATATCGCGACCGAGTGCGAGCTGCTTGAGCACCTCGCCCTTCGCTCGCTGGGCATCGCGCTGGACGACGAGTCGCCGCTTCCTGCAAGCGCGGACCTGCCCGGGGGATCGCCGCAGGCGGCGTACGAGACCTTCCTGGCCGAGCACGTGGCGGTGTGGGCGCCCGGCTTCGCCGCCGCGGTGGCCGCCGAAACGCGTCTCCCATTCTACCGCGATGCAGCCGAGCTGCTGAAGGTTCTTACGGCGTAA
- the nrfD gene encoding NrfD/PsrC family molybdoenzyme membrane anchor subunit, with amino-acid sequence MFNNLIVAYLFLGGMGAGACCVLNVLGFATERAGIAPRRLFGFGFLIASAVCTVGAFCLLADMRRPDEILILLTEPTLSVVSVGAYTLAATILCGVFSGLAWLRVFPVPPLAMRIVAAVHLVLACAVMTYTALLLMAFSGVPLFRSPLLIPLFLASSLSCGAAAVTLSAVATRTWDSFAPAMRRVALADAAVLVVELLVLAAFVLASLQDAPASAWRLIGGSAAVPFWAGLVAIGIVAPIVLYVLARKVPTLRVHPFVPAALVLVGGFVLRWCILAAA; translated from the coding sequence ATGTTCAACAACCTGATCGTCGCATATCTCTTCCTGGGCGGTATGGGCGCGGGGGCTTGCTGCGTGCTGAACGTGTTGGGCTTCGCGACGGAGCGTGCGGGCATCGCGCCGCGGCGGCTGTTCGGCTTCGGGTTCCTCATCGCTTCGGCCGTGTGCACGGTGGGCGCGTTCTGCCTGCTCGCCGACATGAGGCGACCCGACGAGATCCTGATCCTCCTCACCGAGCCCACGCTTTCGGTGGTGTCGGTGGGCGCCTACACGCTGGCGGCCACCATCCTATGCGGGGTGTTCTCGGGGCTGGCATGGCTGCGGGTGTTCCCGGTTCCTCCGCTGGCGATGCGCATCGTCGCGGCGGTCCACCTCGTGCTGGCGTGCGCGGTCATGACGTACACCGCGTTGCTGCTCATGGCGTTCTCGGGCGTGCCGCTCTTCCGATCGCCGCTGCTCATCCCGCTGTTTCTGGCATCGTCGCTCTCGTGCGGCGCGGCGGCCGTCACGCTGAGCGCCGTCGCCACGAGAACGTGGGACAGCTTCGCGCCCGCGATGCGTCGCGTGGCGCTGGCGGATGCGGCGGTGCTGGTGGTGGAGCTGCTCGTGCTGGCGGCCTTCGTGCTGGCGAGCCTCCAGGATGCACCCGCGTCGGCATGGCGGCTGATCGGCGGAAGCGCGGCGGTCCCGTTCTGGGCCGGCCTCGTGGCGATCGGCATCGTCGCGCCGATCGTGCTGTACGTGCTGGCGCGCAAGGTGCCCACGCTCCGCGTCCATCCGTTCGTTCCGGCGGCGCTCGTGCTGGTGGGCGGGTTCGTGCTGCGGTGGTGTATTCTGGCGGCGGCGTGA
- a CDS encoding 4Fe-4S dicluster domain-containing protein, whose translation MTQYGMVIDVKRCIACSTCVVGCKVENNLPQDMWWNKVVNEGGENPDSPAGTYGGEMSMSSYTLSCQHCDKPACVAVCATGATWKDEETGIVMIDAEKCIGCGLCVEACPYGVRSLQEGDPVQYADFAFGAANAPAHLAGTAEKCTFCHHRVKDGDVPFCVEVCPGRARFFGDLDDPNSEVAKLAAQSNAEQLLADAGTGPNVYLLR comes from the coding sequence ATGACGCAATACGGAATGGTTATCGACGTCAAGCGGTGCATCGCGTGCAGCACGTGCGTCGTGGGATGCAAGGTTGAGAACAATCTGCCGCAGGATATGTGGTGGAACAAAGTGGTGAACGAGGGCGGTGAGAACCCCGATTCTCCGGCCGGCACGTACGGCGGCGAGATGAGCATGTCGTCCTACACGCTGTCGTGCCAGCACTGCGACAAGCCGGCCTGCGTGGCGGTGTGCGCGACGGGCGCGACGTGGAAAGACGAGGAAACCGGCATCGTTATGATCGATGCCGAGAAGTGCATCGGCTGCGGCCTGTGCGTGGAGGCCTGCCCCTATGGCGTGCGCTCGCTGCAGGAGGGCGACCCCGTGCAGTACGCCGACTTCGCCTTCGGCGCGGCGAACGCCCCCGCGCACCTGGCGGGCACGGCCGAGAAATGCACGTTCTGCCACCATCGCGTGAAGGACGGCGACGTGCCGTTCTGCGTGGAGGTGTGCCCCGGTCGCGCACGCTTCTTCGGCGACTTGGACGATCCGAATTCCGAGGTGGCGAAGCTGGCTGCCCAAAGCAACGCCGAGCAGCTGCTGGCCGATGCGGGCACCGGTCCGAACGTCTATCTGCTGCGCTAG